TTGTTTTGATGTGTCTTCCATATTAAAATTCGGTTCCTTGTTTTTGAGTAATCGATTTAAACTGCTTTTTTGCCCGGCTTAATAGCGTTCCTACTGTGCCGACGGGTTTTTTTAAAATGTCCGCGATCTCATTGTAGTCTTTGTCTTCCAGATATTTCAGAATAATCACTTCCTGGTATTTTTTATCCATTTTAGCCAGCACACTCTGGATTTTTTCATTGGATAATTTTTCATCAATCAAAGCATGTGGATCACTGTCATCTTTTATTTGATTCAAAATTATTTCCCCGTCTTCACCGCCGATCAGTTCCGGTCGGCTTTGTGCTTTACGGTAATGGCTGATGACGTGATTCCTGCATATACGATAGATCCAGGAAGAAAATTTCAGATCCAGATCAAAGCTGTTCAGATTACGATAGGCTTTAATAAACACGTCCTGCAAAATATCCTCCAGATCCTGATCGTTAACTCCGGAGATACGCCGGATAAATCTGGTTAATTTAGCCTCGTACCTTTGCATCAAACACAAATACCACCCTTGATCAGAAAGTGTTAATTCAACCAATTCCTCATCTGATTTGTGACTACAGTCTCTGATGACAGTCATTGTTTTTAATACGCAGTACTGATTAATATTATTTCATTGTAGCAGTAAATAGTTGCTCTTGACAAAATGATCAAATAAGTATATATTAGCGAGTCGTAAATTATTTATTTACCAGCCAATATTATCTACATACATCATTAATTAAATCTGAGATATTCCGGTGGATTTTTCCAAGAAATCCGCCTTTTTCCCATGATTAGCCGGGAGGAATCGGGAGATTAACAAATGTCCCAGTTCCCCTCTGCTAAGATGTTTCATCTTTAGGAGAGGTGTTATTTGAAAACCTATTGTTTTCGCGATTTTCGGTTAGAGCCTGTCCCGTTCGAGTTTCCACCCGCTGTCATAATGGATATGGCAGCAAAACTGCAAGGAGAGAGTAGTGAGGAAAACCACCGTGTTTCTCGTCGCCCTACTGATGCTGACCCTCGGGTCAAGTGTCGTGTGGGCGGAACCCGATCACACCGTGATCCCTCGGGACCGCGGCATCTTCATCGAGCTGGACAAGGGAAAGCCCGGACATCTGGTGACCAAGGAAGAGGTTCTTCCGCTGGTAACACCTGCCTTCCGTGCCGAGCTCGACAGCGTCCGCGCCGGGAACAAGCGCATCGTGGTGGTCTGTTGCACGGACCCCACGAAGTACGGAGTTCTCGAGATCTTCAAGGACGATCCCCGGTTCAAGGACATCGACTTCGATGCCCAGAACCTGGACTGGGATGGCGGTACGAACGGCGCCCGGGAGGCTTCGGCCAACCAGGTGCTGGGGTACGTCGATGTGGACCCGCTCAAGGTCCCGATCGATTACTTCCACATCCGCTCCCAGCGTATCGGCGACCGCTACATCCACATCTACGTGGACAAGTTGGTCACGAAACCGCAGGAACGTGTGGTCGAACATACCACCGAGCGTGTGGTCGAGAAGACCATTGAAACAATCGTATTCGAATGCGAAGAACACGATCTGGCTCTGTCCATCATGGGCGGCCTGCGCACCACGGAATTCGCCGTGGCGCCGACTGGCGAGGTTACCCTCGCCCTGAACAACCGCTGGTTGGTACAGGGCTG
The Patescibacteria group bacterium genome window above contains:
- a CDS encoding RNA polymerase sigma factor — translated: MTVIRDCSHKSDEELVELTLSDQGWYLCLMQRYEAKLTRFIRRISGVNDQDLEDILQDVFIKAYRNLNSFDLDLKFSSWIYRICRNHVISHYRKAQSRPELIGGEDGEIILNQIKDDSDPHALIDEKLSNEKIQSVLAKMDKKYQEVIILKYLEDKDYNEIADILKKPVGTVGTLLSRAKKQFKSITQKQGTEF